One genomic region from Rhinoraja longicauda isolate Sanriku21f chromosome 36, sRhiLon1.1, whole genome shotgun sequence encodes:
- the LOC144610369 gene encoding prenylcysteine oxidase 1-like isoform X1: MVKFAVVKLLSLALWLGRTAAEAPETPATPPGRIAVIGAGIGGAATAYFLRQYFGQDVQIDVYESGAVGGRLAKASISGQDHEIGAATIHPLSLHMKEFVRLLGSIPVFVGTEGLTERDHPSNLLAVYDGEEFVFEESEWFLVNFFKLLWRYGFDFLRVKMWLESYQHKFMRIYQYQSLGYSFTSMDKLLHVLGGDTFVQLTKHSIDEALQKNGISQRYIDEMVGPIIRLTYGEGINVNAFVGMTSLSETESDLWTVGEGNEMVCSGLLYTARVNLIKGKVTSVNAKKRPRRDGEMATVYEVNYLAGTDTDYGIYDIVIVAAPLHSDNPDIRFHDSSQPIDVVRGRYQQKVVTLVEGHLNASFFRYHGAEPFHRTTIGTTVTSGSFVLGASVSTPTGGTQAPARVWKVLSSKPLGEQGLRGLFRSHTAVRQAQWLAHPRYSPEDRVPPFVLHHQLYHLNAIEWAASTLEMMAISAKNAALLAHHRWFQQLDKVDQETPLNLKLEL, encoded by the exons ATGGTGAAGTTTGCGGTGGTGAAGCTGCTCTCCCTTGCCCTGTGGCTGGGCAGGACGGCGGCTGAGGCACCCGAGACACCCGCGACACCCCCAGGGAGGATCG CCGTGATCGGGGCAGGCATCGGAGGAGCGGCCACTGCATACTTCCTCCGGCAGTATTTCGGACAGGACGTGCAGATCGATGTTTACGAGAGCGGGGCGGTGGGGGGCCGACTGGCCAAGGCCTCCATCAGCGGCCAGGACCACGAGATCGGAGCGGCAACCATTCACCCGCTCAGTCTGCACATGAAAGAGTTTGTTCGGCTGCTGG GATCCATCCCTGTGTTTGTGGGCACTGAAGGCCTTACGGAGCGCGATCACCCCAGCAACCTTCTGGCGGTGTACGATGGCGAGGAGTTTGTGTTTGAAGAGAGTGAGTGGTTCCTTGTCAACTTCTTCAAGCTGCTCTGGCGGTACGGCTTTGACTTCCTACGGGTGAAGATGTGGCTGGAAAGTTATCAGCACAAGTTCATGAG GATCTACCAGTACCAGAGTCTGGGCTACTCCTTCACCAGCATGGATAAGCTGCTGCACGTTCTCGGAGGTGACACGTTTGTGCAGTTGACCAAGCATTCCATTGACGAGGCCTTGCAGAAGAACGGCATCAGCCAGAGGTACATTGATGAGATGGTTGGCCCCATCATCAGGCTCACCTACGGGGAAGGGATCAACGTCAACGCATTCGTAG GGATGACCTCTCTTTCGGAGACCGAGTCCGACCTGTGGACCgtgggagaggggaacgagatGGTTTGCTCAGGCTTGCTCTACACGGCCAGAGTCAACCTCATCAAGGGAAAGGTCACCTCGGTCAATGCAAAGAAGAGGCCTCGTCGCGATG GTGAGATGGCTACTGTCTATGAAGTGAACTACCTGGCCGGTACTGACACTGACTATGGGATATATGATATTGTAATTGTTGCTGCCCCCTTGCATAGCGACAACCCGGATATCCGTTTCCACGATTCCTCCCAGCCGATTGACGTAGTTCGGGGCCGATATCAACAGAAGGTGGTCACGCTGGTGGAAGGTCATTTAAACGCTTCTTTCTTCCGCTACCACGGGGCCGAACCCTTCCACCGCACCACCATCGGCACCACCGTGACCTCGGGCAGCTTTGTCCTGGGCGCCAGTGTCTCGACGCCCACAGGGGGCACCCAAGCCCCCGCCCGGGTCTGGAAAGTGCTGTCGTCCAAGCCGCTGGGCGAGCAGGGGCTGAGGGGACTCTTCCGATCCCACACGGCCGTGCGCCAGGCCCAGTGGCTCGCCCACCCCCGCTACAGCCCCGAGGACCGCGTGCCCCCCTTCGTCCTCCACCACCAGCTGTACCACCTCAACGCCATCGAGTGGGCGGCCAGCACCCTGGAGATGATGGCCATCTCTGCCAAGAATGCCGCCCTGCTCGCCCACCACCGCTGGTTCCAGCAGCTGGACAAAGTCGACCAAGAAACGCCACTAAACCTTAAGCTCGAACTCTAA
- the LOC144610369 gene encoding prenylcysteine oxidase 1-like isoform X2 gives MVKFAVVKLLSLALWLGRTAAEAPETPATPPGRIAVIGAGIGGAATAYFLRQYFGQDVQIDVYESGAVGGRLAKASISGQDHEIGAATIHPLSLHMKEFVRLLGLTERDHPSNLLAVYDGEEFVFEESEWFLVNFFKLLWRYGFDFLRVKMWLESYQHKFMRIYQYQSLGYSFTSMDKLLHVLGGDTFVQLTKHSIDEALQKNGISQRYIDEMVGPIIRLTYGEGINVNAFVGMTSLSETESDLWTVGEGNEMVCSGLLYTARVNLIKGKVTSVNAKKRPRRDGEMATVYEVNYLAGTDTDYGIYDIVIVAAPLHSDNPDIRFHDSSQPIDVVRGRYQQKVVTLVEGHLNASFFRYHGAEPFHRTTIGTTVTSGSFVLGASVSTPTGGTQAPARVWKVLSSKPLGEQGLRGLFRSHTAVRQAQWLAHPRYSPEDRVPPFVLHHQLYHLNAIEWAASTLEMMAISAKNAALLAHHRWFQQLDKVDQETPLNLKLEL, from the exons ATGGTGAAGTTTGCGGTGGTGAAGCTGCTCTCCCTTGCCCTGTGGCTGGGCAGGACGGCGGCTGAGGCACCCGAGACACCCGCGACACCCCCAGGGAGGATCG CCGTGATCGGGGCAGGCATCGGAGGAGCGGCCACTGCATACTTCCTCCGGCAGTATTTCGGACAGGACGTGCAGATCGATGTTTACGAGAGCGGGGCGGTGGGGGGCCGACTGGCCAAGGCCTCCATCAGCGGCCAGGACCACGAGATCGGAGCGGCAACCATTCACCCGCTCAGTCTGCACATGAAAGAGTTTGTTCGGCTGCTGG GCCTTACGGAGCGCGATCACCCCAGCAACCTTCTGGCGGTGTACGATGGCGAGGAGTTTGTGTTTGAAGAGAGTGAGTGGTTCCTTGTCAACTTCTTCAAGCTGCTCTGGCGGTACGGCTTTGACTTCCTACGGGTGAAGATGTGGCTGGAAAGTTATCAGCACAAGTTCATGAG GATCTACCAGTACCAGAGTCTGGGCTACTCCTTCACCAGCATGGATAAGCTGCTGCACGTTCTCGGAGGTGACACGTTTGTGCAGTTGACCAAGCATTCCATTGACGAGGCCTTGCAGAAGAACGGCATCAGCCAGAGGTACATTGATGAGATGGTTGGCCCCATCATCAGGCTCACCTACGGGGAAGGGATCAACGTCAACGCATTCGTAG GGATGACCTCTCTTTCGGAGACCGAGTCCGACCTGTGGACCgtgggagaggggaacgagatGGTTTGCTCAGGCTTGCTCTACACGGCCAGAGTCAACCTCATCAAGGGAAAGGTCACCTCGGTCAATGCAAAGAAGAGGCCTCGTCGCGATG GTGAGATGGCTACTGTCTATGAAGTGAACTACCTGGCCGGTACTGACACTGACTATGGGATATATGATATTGTAATTGTTGCTGCCCCCTTGCATAGCGACAACCCGGATATCCGTTTCCACGATTCCTCCCAGCCGATTGACGTAGTTCGGGGCCGATATCAACAGAAGGTGGTCACGCTGGTGGAAGGTCATTTAAACGCTTCTTTCTTCCGCTACCACGGGGCCGAACCCTTCCACCGCACCACCATCGGCACCACCGTGACCTCGGGCAGCTTTGTCCTGGGCGCCAGTGTCTCGACGCCCACAGGGGGCACCCAAGCCCCCGCCCGGGTCTGGAAAGTGCTGTCGTCCAAGCCGCTGGGCGAGCAGGGGCTGAGGGGACTCTTCCGATCCCACACGGCCGTGCGCCAGGCCCAGTGGCTCGCCCACCCCCGCTACAGCCCCGAGGACCGCGTGCCCCCCTTCGTCCTCCACCACCAGCTGTACCACCTCAACGCCATCGAGTGGGCGGCCAGCACCCTGGAGATGATGGCCATCTCTGCCAAGAATGCCGCCCTGCTCGCCCACCACCGCTGGTTCCAGCAGCTGGACAAAGTCGACCAAGAAACGCCACTAAACCTTAAGCTCGAACTCTAA